The Budorcas taxicolor isolate Tak-1 chromosome 2, Takin1.1, whole genome shotgun sequence nucleotide sequence TTTGACTGGAACTCTATTGACCATGGCTCAGAGCCTCAGAAAAGGGCAGAACAGAAGGAAATGCTGCTCGTGGCACCAGAGTCGCAGGCTATGCTTTCCAGCCCTGTCATCAGCTTCTGCAGCTGTGTTTTCAGGGAGTTTCGCAGAAGGTGCAAGCGCCTGACTCCTTCAGCGGCCCTTCTGGAGAGTCAGGCTCACACATTTATGTATTCTTTGACAAATGTCTCTTCCTTATGTCAGGCCACGTcactatcttttttctttaatttgaagtTGCATGTATAAGTAGGTAGGTTAACTCTGCATTTCATTGCAGGGGTGTCAAGGAGACACTTGGCTGAAATCATGATCTGCGTGGGTGGGTACCTTGTCCCCTGAATTGACCAAGGATGGATGCACCTGGGCTGGGAGTCGCCCACACGCACCGCAGGGCCCACCGCCACTCTCCAGTGGCTCCCAGGCAAGGCTGAGCTGGGCCAGCAGGCTGCGGTCTCACCCGGGACCCGGCCCAGGCAAGGCAGGAGCACTCACTTGAAGTAGTAACCAGCCGGTTTCAGGAAGGAAGCGGGCTCATTGGCCACGGACCACATTACAACGGCCGGGTGATTCTTGTCCCTGCGGATCATTTCCTCCATCACCTCCAGGTGGTGCTGCAGAGACACATTGCTGAAGCTCTCCCTGGGGGCcaagggaggagagggagcaggtcagtctgattttctttccctcttgtagaaactctgggcttccctgatgactcagtggtaaagaacccgcctcccaatgtaggaaatgcaagttggatccttgggttaggaagatcccctgaagaaggaaatggtaacccactcgtattctggcctggagaatcccatagacagaggagcctgccgggctacagtccatggagtcccagagtcagacatgactgagcgacagcacGCATGCACAGGCTGCCGAGCTGGGGGGGCCGCGCAGTGCAGGCAGCGGGCACTCACACCAGCGCGATGCCCACGCCGGGGCTCTCGTCGATGACCACGATCCCGTAGCGGTCACAGAGCTGCAGCACCTCCTCCGCGTAGGGGTAGTGGCTGGTGCGGAAGGCGTTGGCACCCAGCCAGCGAAGCAGGTTGAAGTCCTTCACCAGCAGCGGCCAGTCAAAGCCCTTCCCTCGGATCTGGGGGACAGCAGAGATGGGTGAGCCCCTGCCCTCGGCCCCATCCCAGACACGTTTCCTCCAAGAGCTGGGCCCGCCGGAGTCACCCCATCAGCCCGCTATCCAGGCCAAGGACAGGCAGTGGTTTGGGGCGGTTTGCTCTGAGCTGCCCTCAGCCACTCCAGGGGCCGCGGGGAAGCAGATGGCGAGAAACAGGGACCCAGGAGCCCCTACTCACGTCTGAATCCTCATGCTTGTTGACCCTTCGGAAATAGAACGGCTTCCCATTGATGAGGAATTGGCTTTCGGTGACGGCCACGGTGCGGATCCCCACCGGGAGGGTGTAGAAGGAAGACACGGGCCCCACGGCCGTCTGCGCCATCACCTTCACCTGCAAAAGCCGAGCACTGAGCATGAGGCAGCCTAACCGGCCTGAGCCCCACGCAGCCTGAGCTTCCCAGGACAGCCCCTGGCTAATCACTGCGGCCCACCTCTGGGTCTGCAAGTGGAGAGAGGCAGAAATTACATCTGCTGTGAGAAAGAAGAAACTTTTGCCCACACTGCCCCGGGGCCGCCTCTTCCAACTCAGCCACCCCACCAATGACTGAAAAAATCAGGCTGGGGACTCTTCAGTCCAATGGACCAGGAAGCTGACCTGACCAGGCCTGCTGAAGCTAGGGCTGCTGGATGGGGACAAACAGCCTCCCCCAGCCCAATCCTCACCACCATTACCTCCAACGAGTACAGGTAGGCAGGGTGCTCATGCATCAGGTATGTCCACCAGAGGTGGGCACTGGGCACCTGCAGCTGGCCCTGGACCCCTGCCCTCTTGGCCAGGACTTTGCCTTCCTCATCCAGAAGACAAACTTCCAGCTGGAAGTGGTCACTGCCCTGGACAACAATCCTTAATTCACCCGCCCTACAGGAGAGATCAGATGAGAGAGAAGGTGGGGGGACGTGACCTGGGGTCCTACAGGTGAGAGCACCTTGAGGAGGGATGGGAAAGCCTGTCTCCAAGGGGATCGTTCCAAACAGGGAACCAAGCCACTCTGGGCCTGGCTGAGGGCAGATCCTGGCAGGAGCCTCACCAATGTCTTGGTCCACATCAGTGGTGACAGTAATGTCATCGATGTAGGTGTTAGGTGTGGTGTAGAGGACCACAGACTGATGCAGTCCCACGTAGTTGAAGAAGTCAAACTTTGTGTTCTGGACAAAGTAACCCTTGGGGTACCTAGGACGGAGCAAGGAGACAGTGGCCTTGTCCCGAATCCTTCGATCTCAACGCAGATGTCTCCCTGGCCTCCAAGAGCCAGGGCCTCACCTCTGCTGAAGCCACCCTGTCCCTTGGTGGGAAGACGtctgggcagggtggggagtggggg carries:
- the LOC128043814 gene encoding LOW QUALITY PROTEIN: beta-glucuronidase-like (The sequence of the model RefSeq protein was modified relative to this genomic sequence to represent the inferred CDS: substituted 1 base at 1 genomic stop codon); the protein is MQVELPRIGSLGWSRRDDLLGPLDWWIREQSGPTLDMPVPSSFNDVGQDGQLRSFVGWVWYERELTLPQRWTEDLGTRVVLRISSAHXYAIIWVNGVHVVEHEGGHLPFEADISKLVQSRPLSSCRITIAINNTLSPHTLPPGTILYKTDPSMYPKGYFVQNTKFDFFNYVGLHQSVVLYTTPNTYIDDITVTTDVDQDIGEAPARIFVQGSDHFQLEVCLLDEEGKVLAKRAGVQGQLQVPSAHLWWTYLMHEHPAYLYSLEVKVMAQTAVGPVSSFYTLPVGIRTVAVTESQFLINGKPFYFRRVNKHEDSDIRGKGFDWPLLVKDFNLLRWLGANAFRTSHYPYAEEVLQLCDRYGIVVIDESPGVGIALVESFSNVSLQHHLEVMEEMIRRDKNHPAVVMWSVANEPASFLKPAGYYFKMLIAHTKALDPSRPVTFVTNTNYEADLGAPYVDVICVNSYYSWYHDYGHMEVIQLQWATQFENWYKAYQKPMIQSEYGADAIEGFHEMTAVLPPRASKTSTPHTFP